CCCGCGCTCTACAACCTGATGAGCCACGTGGATTTCAACCTCGGCGTCTGGTACCCCGACGGCGGGGTCGCCGCGGCCGTCGACGCGATCGCGGATCTCGGCCGGGAACTCGGCGTCGAGTACGACACGAACCGGCCGGCAACGGCGATCAAGGGCCGGGAAGGCGCCTTCCTCGTCGAGACTCCCGACGGCCCGCTCCGGCCGGATCTGGTCGTCAGCAACGCCGACTACGCCCACACCGAGCAGGACCTGCTGCCCGCCGAACGGCGCGGCTACGACGCCGACTACTGGGAGTCCAGGACCTACGCTCCCTCCGCCTTCCTACTGTACCTCGGCCTCGAGGGCGAGGTCGACGACCTGGCCCACCACACGCTCGTCCTGCCGACCGACTGGGAGGAACACTTCGACCAGATCTTCGAGGACCCGCAGTGGCCCGATAACCCGGCCTACTACATTTGCGTCCCCTCCGAGACCGACGACGACGTCGCCCCGGACGGCCACAGCGCGCTGTTCGTCCTCGTGCCGATCGCGCCCGGTCTCGAGGACACCCCCGAGATCCGCCAGCAGTACCGCGACAAGATCTTGGACGACATCGCCGACTACACCGGCACGAGCCTTCGCGATCGGATCGTCGTCGAGGAGCGGTTCTGCGTCGAGGACTTCGCGAACCGGTACAACAGCTACGACGGGACCGCGCTCGGGCTGGCCCACACCCTCCGCCAGACCGCGCTCTTCCGGCCGCCCCACCGCTCGAAGGGCGCCGACGGCCTCTACTTCGTCGGCGGCGACACGACGCCGGGGATCGGCGTCCCGATGTGTCTCATCAGCGGCGAACTGACCGCGGAGAAGGTGCTCGCGGATCACGGAGACGAGTGACTGCGAGACGAATGTCCCAGTATCGCGATCCTCCGATCTGCCGATGACCGACGACCCGAACCCCGACGCCGGCGACCGGGAATCGCGGCCCTCGAGCGGCGCGTCGACGGCCGGCGATGCCGGGCTCCGCGATCGACTCGGCTATCTGCTCGTCCTCTCGCGGCCGCGGTTCTGGCTCTACCTCGCGGGACCGGTGCTGGTCGGGGTCGCGTACGCGGCGGAGTCACGAGCGGAGCTCTTCACTCCCGCGTCGGTCGTCCTCTTCGCGTACTTCCTGCTCCCGGCGAACGTCTTCCTCTACGGGATCAACGACATCTACGACCGGGATATCGACGCCGCGAACCCCAAAAAGGAGGAGCAGGAAGCGCGGTACCGCGGCCAGCGATACGTTCCTCTCGCGGTCGGCGTCTGTGCGGCGCTGCCGCTTGTGTTCGCGCCGCTTCTCGAGCCCGCGGTCTGGCCCTGGCTCGTCGTCTTCCTGCTGCTCGGGGCCGGCTACAGCGCGCCGCCGGTTCGGTTCAAGACGACGCCGATCCTGGACTCGGTCTCGAACGGCCTCTACGTCGCGCCGGGCGCCGCGGCCTACGCCGCAGTCGCCGGCGCACAGCCGCCAGCGATCGCCATTCTCGGCGCGTGGCTGTGGGCCATGGGCATGCACACCTTCTCGGCGATTCCCGACATCGAACCCGACCGCGCGACCGGCATCCGCACGACCGCGACGGTGCTGGGCGAACGGCGCACCTACGCCTACTGCGGGGCGTGCTGGCTCGGCAGCGCCCTCGGGTTCGCCGCCGTCGACGTCCGACTCGGCGCCGTCATGCTCGTCTACCCGGCGCTAATCGGGGCGATCGTCTCCTCGAGCGTCGCGGTCGACCGGGCCTACTGGTGGTTCCCGGCGATCAACACCGTCGTCGGCGCGGTGCTGACGATGGGCGGACTCTGGAGGATCGTCAATGGATAGGACCGACGCACACGATGCGGGCGGCGCTCCCGCTACGCACGCCCAAGAACACGGCGAGACGCGGACCGCCGTCCAGCGCCGCCTCGAGCGTCTGATCCGGGAGAACCGGTTTACGATCGCGGTCGTCTTCCCCGTCGTCGGCGCGCTGTTGCTGGTCGCGAGCGCCGAGAACCTCCTGCCGGCGCCGCTCGCGTACAATCCGCTGTTGATCTTCGTCGGGACCGCGGTCATGCGCTCGCCGCTGATCGTCGGCCTCCTGCCCCGGATCGATAGTCGGGCGCTGGCCTGTCTCGGTCTGCTGACGGCCTACACCTACGCGATCGAGACCGTCGGCGTGCGTACGGACTGGCCCTACGGCGCCTTCGAGTACGGCATCGAGTTGGGGCCGATGCTCAACGGCGAGATACCGCTCGCGCT
This portion of the Halopiger aswanensis genome encodes:
- a CDS encoding prenyltransferase codes for the protein MTDDPNPDAGDRESRPSSGASTAGDAGLRDRLGYLLVLSRPRFWLYLAGPVLVGVAYAAESRAELFTPASVVLFAYFLLPANVFLYGINDIYDRDIDAANPKKEEQEARYRGQRYVPLAVGVCAALPLVFAPLLEPAVWPWLVVFLLLGAGYSAPPVRFKTTPILDSVSNGLYVAPGAAAYAAVAGAQPPAIAILGAWLWAMGMHTFSAIPDIEPDRATGIRTTATVLGERRTYAYCGACWLGSALGFAAVDVRLGAVMLVYPALIGAIVSSSVAVDRAYWWFPAINTVVGAVLTMGGLWRIVNG
- a CDS encoding phytoene desaturase family protein, whose translation is MQSLAGSSVVVIGAGVGGLATACYLADAGADVQVIEKNEQLGGRASHLERDGFRFDMGPSWYLMPDVFERFFADFDRTPSDYYELTHLDPHYRIFFKDGDQVDITPDLERTKDVFDEYEDGAGEALERYLAKSKENYEVGMEHFVYEDRPRLRDYLDLDVARQARGLSLLGSMQGHVEGYFDHPKLQQIMQYTLVFLGGSPKNTPALYNLMSHVDFNLGVWYPDGGVAAAVDAIADLGRELGVEYDTNRPATAIKGREGAFLVETPDGPLRPDLVVSNADYAHTEQDLLPAERRGYDADYWESRTYAPSAFLLYLGLEGEVDDLAHHTLVLPTDWEEHFDQIFEDPQWPDNPAYYICVPSETDDDVAPDGHSALFVLVPIAPGLEDTPEIRQQYRDKILDDIADYTGTSLRDRIVVEERFCVEDFANRYNSYDGTALGLAHTLRQTALFRPPHRSKGADGLYFVGGDTTPGIGVPMCLISGELTAEKVLADHGDE